tttcacgccaagtgaaactcgccctAATTAGCAATTTCAggcacaccgcgctaccggagtaccctgcatagcaCAACAATAAATTCCAATCCTGCGGCGAATTTAagcagtacctctctgcataagcccctaaattctttcaaaactaaggctgtctcacattttaatctggtctgtaactgttacatacgcccataatatacatcttctccaactgtgcatgcaatgtcttgtatataatgtataccctgttcatttatgtaactgtatttgtcatCGTAATtcaatgcccaggacatacttgaaaatgagaggtaactcttaatgtattacagCCTGGTAAAATtttttagaataaatacatacacacacacacacatacatacacacatatactatcactcatacatgcatacatacatacatacatatactatcacacatacatgcatacatacatacacacatactatcccacatacatgcatacatacacacatatactatcacacatacatacatacatacacacatatactatcACACGTACAtgcatacattcatacacacatatactatcacacatacatacatacacacatatactatcacacatacatacatacacacatatactatcacacatacatacatacacacatatactatcacacatacatgcatacattcatacacacatatactatcCCACATacgtgcatacatacacacatatactatcacacatacatactgtacatacatacacatgtactatcacacatacatgcatctGAACACGTTTCACCCAaattgcaatgaaatgaatgtgaCAGCAGCAAGCCCTGTCCCAGTGACTGATCTCACACCCCAGCTCCCCCCCTTACCCTAATATGCTTCACCccctaataataattattaacacacacacacacacgcacgcacgcacgcacgcacgcacgcacgcacacacacacacacacacacacacacacacacacacacattactacacttTACATCTTAATTTACACCCAGCGAGATTAGTTCCTGTGCATACTTTGTATCTGTTCCTGATGTGGATGAGTCCACTGGGGCACAGCGCTCTCTCTGGGAGCAGTTCTGCACTTACCTGTGCGCAGCCCCCAGCCCCCTCGCTGGGTTAGCGGGTATCAGGAGCACCACCACGAAGAAACGCCTAGAAAGAAGATTCAGCAGCAGGCGCACCGCTCGCTTCTCCTCTATCctgacccctccctcccctatctCCTCTCACAGTTtcactcctcctctcctcccccctctctccccttcctctaatttcccccccttctctctctcccccccctcccctcctcctcacactccccctcttcaCACTCCCCGCCTcttctcacacctccccctcccctcttctcacactccacccccccccccccgttttctcATACTTTactcttcctctcctcctctcctcccgttTTTCTCACTTcagctctcccttctctcccccctactcttctcaCACTTAACCCTCCTCTCTTCTTTCCCTCTCTTCTCAcacttcacccccctctcttatCGTAACCACCCCCTCTCCTATCGCGTTTCACTCCCACCCCTTACCCCATCCCTTCTCAGACTTTACCCCCTCTTCTTTCCACTCTCTTTTCACatttaccccccctcctctcgcactTCAGTCCCCTCCACTCGCACTCCATTCCCCGCCCCTCTCTTCTCacacttcacccccctcctctcctcttgcacttcacaccccccctctcctctctcacttcacccccccccccttctcacacttcaccccccccccccgactctccgcactccccccggctctcacacttcactctcccccccctctcctctcacacttcactccccccactctcctctcACACTTCACCCCCCGACTCTCGcactccccccggctctcacacttcactctccccccccccccccccgctcctctcacacttcactcccccccctctcctctcacacttcactccccctctcctctcacacttcactcccccctctcctctcacacttccactccccccccctctcctctcacacttcactcccccccctctcctctcacacttcactccccccccccccctccccccctctcctctcacacttcactcccctctcctctcacacttcACTCCCCCCTCGCTTCTCCTCTCCTCAGACAATGAGCCTCATTCAGATGGGCtctcagggggaggggggggggagggaggagagaggggagctctTGGGTCCCATATTACTTTACTAGTCTCCAAATTGTAACTGAGTGGTATGTTCTGTACAAGGCAGCATTAATCACAGGACATGAGTCTCACAAAGCAAGCCACATAtgagtaatactgtatataccacatACCCACATTACCTGTTCCTCTCAGAACTGTGAGCTGGGGAAATGCCATTATTACAAATCCATCCCACATGGAAAATGTTTCCTACCCCAGTTTGGAAACCAGATACATTGCATAAAGGCACAAACCTCCACCTGCAGACCTAAAGTGAAAACCTTTTCATTCTCAAGTCATATTCAGTTATTTTAtgcatacagaaaataaaaaacccCACGTGTGAGGGAACCCTgctcttccccattctctctttgcatacagcgcttccactgcagcaagggattctgggtaatgacatgcaacatgagcacacagtaatgTATGTACAAGCACTGCAGCATGCTCCACCATTGAGAAGTATGGCCAGCTTTACGCCCAAATGTGCAAACCTTTCAAAAGTTgccatttttgttattttattttatttattttttatgtgaaaATCAAACTTTTTCATAGCTCACACagcctgaaatatggggtttTCCCGAGAGGGAGAGAATACATTCACCTTCCATGACGTGGAGAGATAAATGTGATCACACCTGAGATTTCTGGGATATAAGTGAATCCTGatatgtacagcagggcccccgggTATACGGTGGGTTCCggtccagaggcccgccgtatagtgaaaatcgccggaaagcggatccggcgattttcagtgctgcgcatgcgcaaaccggcattttcgccgtttctgcgcatgtgcgacctgcggTCTGCGCGCGCAACCGGCGGTCTGCGCTGTGCGCgattttaaattcaacatggcggcccccttctcggtaccgccgtatcagcTGATCGCGacgaaaagcggagcgccgagagcggggccctgctgtaaatCAATTTCTCCaattatgcccaggacatacttggacacgagaggtaactctcaatgtattaacttcctggtaacacattttataaataaatacaattatgcACATGTACTTATTTCCCAGGTGTGTTCACAGCTATAGACCAACAGAATTCAGGGTAGAGTCTTCTCTGACGGAACCCAACAATGTCACAAGAAAAATGCCAACATTTGTTTGAAATTGTTTTCAGCCCGCACATTATataaaccaggggtgcacaaacatcTTGAgctgcgtcccccccccccccccctgcccgggGAACTGCAGCGTTTGCGCCCCTCTCTCCCAacgactcggcgtcaaatgacgtcgtgggtcatgtgacgtgaccccGCCGTGTCatttgatgtcgcgttgccatggcgacgcgttgccgaAGACCCCGCAGAGAGCAGGTGAGTTACAGAGTcctcacgcctccccccccccgtatttcatttaaatgccgtgggaagagcgtggggcatcTGTAACcgccccccccctggggggggcgtgccccagtttgcgcaccgctgatataaTGTATGATCGGaagaaaagtgacaaaacccctccaccgtacagtatacagcaataaaaataccccttgtgagcactATCGCATGTCCCAGCCAGGTCTGCAGCCCCCACATTTCCCCAGTATCTCTCAgaatacagcgcttccactgcagccagggattctgggtaatgacatgcaaatgagcacacagtgtccccgttTAGTTCATGTCCGTTTTTAACATAAcaggggatccatgttaaaatggacatgaagcaaaaggtgaggCACTGTGCTAATGTGCTGCAGTGGAAGAACTGtaggctaagagataatggggaagggcacggTTGCAGACCTGGCTGTGACATGCTATAGTGCTCACAAGGGGAATTTTTATTTGAAATTGAGGAATTCCAGCCAACATCTTGTGATTTGTTTAACTGTATGGAAAGTTTCAGTGAAAAATAGGCATTTTACTTGGGAAGTTCCCACATCTCTGGTCATTTTCAGAGGAGATGCTTTAAATGTCTGTATCTGCGTCACCTAGGCCCGGgcgtctcaactccagtcctcaaggacccccccccaccccccccaacaggtcaggttttcaggatattcctgctccaacacaggtggctcaaccagtccctgcttcctcacaagtggctcaaccagtccctgcttccgcacaggtggctccattgattcagaaacctgtgctgaagctgtgatatcctgaaaacctgacctgttggtggaggggggcttgaggactggtgtaGCCCCCCTGACCTAGGCATTGCACAACTAAAATGAATATTTGTGGTTCCACGATTTGCAGCAGGGTTATTGTGAAGGCGTGAAAGGATACCAATTACTGTCAATCATCCCTGAGGTTTATAGCCAGGTAAAGCTGACAGGTGTTGGTTCCATTGCAACATACAGTACTTGGAGAATGCAGCAACCTGAAACCAGATCATCCGAAGGCCTGCGAACGCGTTTGGCATGTTTCCACCGACACAATGCAGACAGAGGAGGGTATTGGGCGGGTCACCTGCCCCAAAATGAGGATGGAGTCCTCATAAACAGGGGGCGGGGTGGTCACCTCAAACCCTGCGAGTTCCAGGAGGGAAGAGGATCATTTTGAGAGTGAAGCTTGGAGGAGCGAGGAGTGTTGACCGTAGGAGGTTCTATGGTTCTAGGTTCATTGAGGGGGGGGCCTCCCGCGCAGTTTCCACTTGCAAATCTCGTTTTTTTCCCCGGGTCCGAATCCtacatttcatgtttttttttctagGTCAAAAATCCTTGTtccaaaaaaacatatttaaaaggCGATGCTAAGAGGTAACGTGGAGGACAAGCGACGCCTCTGTGTTATTTCCTTATCTCCGACGCGCCTTCTGCAGTTGATAAACCGGCTACAATCCGTTTACGTGTCATTGTGTCTTGCACCCGAGGGCCTCCCCTGAGGGGTTCGCTAATTGAAAGTGACCGACATGTAAGTGCTATCTCATCGTAATTatatcaaaataataaatatgtccAGGAAGCGTGGCCAGGAACGTGGCAGAGGCACTGCAGGGCATTGTGGGTCGGTGGTGGGGCACAAATAGTGCAATTAAAAATTGATTTAAAAATAGGTTAATAAAACCTACCTGCATAACCCTCCGGCACCAATGTGAGAACTAGAACGCGGAAGGTACATGTTAGCCATAGATGAAACATAAAATAGATAAGGGATATGGTTTTTCATGCTAAAGGtcaggaatggccaactccagccctcaaaggccactaagaggtcaggttttcaggatatcccctgcttcagcacaggtggcacacagtggctcagtcgaagactgagcacTGAGCTGAAtgtggaactgattgagccacctgtgctgaagcagggatatcctgaaaacctgggtcttggtggcccttgaggactggagttggctacccgtcATAGTTGCCAACTGAAAGGCTATAGGTGATTGGAAAGAATGGGAGTGACTTTAGGATATTTAGATGAACCCTTAATATCCATCACTGTAGGAAATTCTTACATATTATCCTGAGATATTTTATCCCTGGTTACTTACAGTAAAGAAGCATAACTCGCTGCCCCCTTTTtctaaaaaaaggtttttttttgtttgttttaaattatACCGCATTTGATTATCGTTAATGAAAATGATTACCTAAActgccgatcgatcggcgaaaCTCCTGCTCCGGGGGCTAAACAAACGGCTGAAGCGGAATCAATCCCCCTGGCGTGAAATGCAACggctacaatatatccttatattattacgaagggtaacattatctattgttacagctttctaCTTGGTCAcagtctcctgctgggaacactgaAACACTTTCCTGGTTGTGACCATTTGTTGCAAATGCTATTCCACTGCTGGGAAGAGGACATGATGTGTTGCAGAGCCCACCAAAGGAAAGGATGCTTAGTACATTAAAACTCATTTAAAATGACATCACAAGTGGGGGTGAAAATgcagtattatttaatactactaAACGGATTTATTAAAGTGTTGCTCCTTTAAAATTTTCACGCACATACTCTCTAATCGATTCATGTTAAAAGGAACCATGTGCAAAAATGTATCAGATAACTAATTTCGTTATTATTTGAGGAACTGTCTCAGCAGAAGTCAACGGTGTATACGGCCTAGGACATAGCGCCTTTaaacagtgctgaggcgcgctgaggttcagggaaagcggtgctttccctggccttacacagcgcgccgtcaggaggcgggccgggggcgggccagtgacgtcacggagctggttcgccctcattgggcgaaccgctcacgtgaccggccctgcactccggcaagcggggaaatttcaaacctccgtcagacacacgcttccccaagcgtacggacgcgtgcacgagcccctgctaaagccgctctcattgcggctgcaggggctcagtgccgagcagcagcgcgggtcagcacgggtcagcgcataagcgctgaccatgtcccaggccttactgtTATTTTACAAATACTGGGACACGGCCACGGAAAGTGTACCCAGTATTTGCACTAAGATCTTTTTTTATATTTGGGATTGATTTCGTTACTGAAAATAGGGACACGGTATTCAAAAGttgtattttcattttatttgcacttctaagaaaaaaatatatatacaaaacattaCATAAGAAATCTGTGAAACATAATTTACAATATCAGAAATATTTCAAGAAatgtaaaaaagttaaaaaaatatatatacatacatcaggTACTCAATTATTTGTTATTTGCCAGATAATGTGAAACATGCAGATTACTTATTTTACTCTGAATGTTTCACTAAACTCTTTCATTCAATGCTTAGATAATGGAAGGGCAGCATGTTCTCATTATTTTACCGGCATTTTATATCACATTGCAGGTCTGCAATCTGTGCATTTAGATACAAACGCAGCTGGAAAAAAATCACCATGAAAACAGAAATGCAAAGAAGATTACAGTATATGGGCATAACCTTATGGATATAACAGATCTAAGCTGCACACCCAAAAATCTGGCTCCGGGAATACCTGTCTGTATCCTGGCTCCGGGAATACCTGTCTGTATCCTGGCTCCGGGAATACCTGCCTGTATCCAGAGTCAATAGAAGAAGTTAACCCTGGGTACTACGGATTATCAAAACTAATTTACCCAACCAAATTATCATCAGAATAAATGAGTTTTGAAAACCCGTAGTGCCCAGGTTTACCTTCTTCCATAACCTTATGGGAACATGTTTAGTAGTTAAAGTTTTACTCGACCTGGCCTTTTATGTGTCTACATCAGGGGTGTCAAACTCAGCCCTCAagctccaccaacaggtcaggttttcaggatctccctgcttcagcacaggtggcacaatcagtggctcagtcatcgacttccccacctgtgctgaagcagggagatcctgaaaacctgacctgatggtggcccttgaggactgaagttggccgctCCTGGAGCTTTCATTTATGAATAGTCAAAAGGAATGAACACGTGGAGCTGAATTGGACAGTGAATGTTAACCCTATGCTGCCCGAGTGGCGCCAGCAGGTCCTTCTGGCAGCAAGAAGAACCCGTCAATACAAGTCCTGTGCTGCTACTATTACAATACTATTACAATACTTATTGCCAAGTTACACACTGATGAAGAGCTCTGCTATTGCTGCTAGATATTAATGAATGTGATTGGACAACTGAGAAGTTAACAAAGGTTTGTGCCCAGCCTATATTATATTTGGCATTTCAAAAACACGATGTTGAGTTATGAATAACGCCACAAGAAAACGACAAGCAGGTTTTACATTTTGCATTTTTTCCTCATCTATAGGACTCCAAAACCTCTacttcaggggtggccaactaccGTCCTCAGGGGGgcaatcaacaggtcaggttttaaaggagcaatccaatcaatatcctacatgtgttggtttttttatatataaaatcagttctgtagtattatgtAATATttactacctttttttatttttaaatgacactcaatgctatttttaatgagttgtaatacactgagcatcttctgatgtctatagcaggctttatcccacctccccagcagtgcaagatctttctaacactttcctgtttgtgatcatttgtagccaatgttcccagcagtttgagctgcaaactgtaacagataatgttaccttagtaataactctcaatgtattcttcctggtaaaacatttttataaataaaatataagaatacactgtagctgctgagttacactgactgaaggattgattgaaatttaaaggcagccatttagtgatccctgggaagcaggatctttgctgaccaATCACGGAAGAAAGAATTGATCAACAGCGTaagtaattcattttcaataaaaggtaatcgAAGGccccaaatatttaaaaaaaagtttttttttttttttaaagttgctcatttaggatattcctgcttcagcacaggtgttgcagtcattgactgaaccacctgtactgaagcaggtatatcctgaaaacctgacctgttggttgcccttgaggactggagttggcctcccctgctctACTTGTTTTGGAAAGTTGCTGAGAATATATCAACAGACAGTAACAAAATAGTAGAACAGGGACGATCCCAGATGAATGGTGACAAACACCTGGCAGGTTATCCACGGTGGGAAGGGCAGGTCCCTTGCCTGTGACACCATGGCGCAGGTAACTAGGTTCTGGGACAGGCCGCAGAAGGTGGTCAGCACTGGTGAGGTTTGCAGGACGATGCCAGCGGGGTTGGTACTGTAGTCAACACTTGATTCTGAAACACAAAGATTTTGACCCTCTCAAACACCCAGATGAAAATGAGTAGGACGCTGATGTACTGGATCCAGGCGTATTTGATCATCTCCCAGAAGCCAGGCTGATATGTGCTGACTGTTAAGGAGCCTCAGTAAAAGAAAACACATGTAACACaggtgcaggggggctcaactccagtcctcaaggtcccccCAACCCCTCCACCAACAGgttgttttcaggatattcctgcttcagcacagatggctcaatcagtcccagcttcagaataggtagctcaatcagaggctcagtcttcgacggaGTCAACTCAGTTAAAGACTGGTGcttccgcttcagcacaggcggctcagtcgtcgactgagcctctgattgagccacctgtgctgaaggtgggactgattgagccaccagtgctgaagctgggttatcctgaaaatgtgacctgttggaagtgcttgaggactggagttcagctcCCCTGCCATATGGCATTGATATCTCAGGAAGAAATCTCAGGAAATAGCAAATCGGGAAAGATGCAGAAAAGCGGACAGAGATGAAACGAATTTCATTTGAGCATTTGTTTGAAACAGTATTTATAAAGTAGATCCAGAAGGTAAAACAGACAGAAATATGTGGGAGAGTTCACATTTAAGGAAACCACGTCTGATTTCTAACCAAATAATGCAGAATACCAAGAAAGAATCGAGAGAGGAAAAAGGCGCAACGCACACAGGAAAGCAGCACGGTACCAATAGGACAGCACCGTAAAATAAAGGCCAGATATTTTAACGTTCAACAACAATAGAAGGATATAAAATCGATTCCACCGGATACCGGATAACCGCATTAATCACAAATGGGTCAGTACCAGCTCTTCCAACAAGCCATATTGGGCTGGGGTCATTCAGGACCGTGgtcactacaaaaaaaaaaaacacacacacaacaatgaaTGCATAATGGCTCCCAGTCAGAACCCAGTATGACCATTGGCTTCACTGGTCAGCAAGGAGCTGATCATTCAGAAAAAGATGAAATACTGGTTTTCTGGCTGTTCTGCCGCCTTACCGTTTCTCTCCTGATACGATGCCATGATCTGTGTAAGGTCGTACGCACTAGCAAAAGGGCTCGTTCCATTGATCACAGACACCTGCCACGTAATCGGAGACACCAGTATCAATAGTGCGAGTATATTTATACCATTTAATGTAACATCCCTGCCCATGTCATCTGATGTCAAGCAGAAATGTCACACATTTACTTGTATGTACAACCTAAAATATTTCCTGAAACAATCGCTTCTCAGCACGTACGTTATATCTTGTATCCAATCCCTGGTGATTAAAGCTTTGTCTTTGCTGGAGTTTCAGGTCCCCGTTAATATACAGCTGAGCTCCGGGGATGGGCGAGGAGTACTGGATGAAGGCCATGCTTTGCATTACAAATGTGGACATGCTCTGAAAGAGTCGCCAGTTGCAGAAATCGGTACCACATACATTGGAAAAGGTATTTACATAAACAAATCGAGAGAAAAACAGTCCTCGGATTCAACCACTTCAAGAATTGTTTATAACATcagaaaagaaaacatgaattatTGATAATTGACAAAGAGAGCAGAAACATGGCATCACCAACGTGTATTATTAATATGAGACTCAGGAAGGTTATCAGAATGAAAGTGCAGTGTTCTGGTTCAAAGTAGGACTGGTCCACACCCAAACAAAGTGACAAGTTACAAACTATCCAGCGTGGAGGCATGAAGTGTGTGACAAAATAATAACATGTATACCTCAATTTAGGGTCAGTGGCAACAAGATGATCAATCGAAACAGTGTATTAAATATAGCTCTAAAGTTACACATGTGAAGCAACTTGTCAATTGATAGTTggacaatcaatccagtgaacataCAAAATCATTGAGAAAATTAATATTGTGAATAAATTTCCTACTGTAAGTACAGGTTAAAAGTCACCAGATGGTCTGCTGCTCCTCTTGGATTAGGCTCAAAATCATGAATTGATCAGAAAATAACAAGAAGAATGCACAAGCACTCAGCGAAATCTGTACAGAATATATATAATCATACATACAACATGTAAATAGAATTTGGGCTTATTATCACAGGAGACCCAGGACATCACCTGTAATAAGCCCAAGTTCTACTTACATGTAGTGCGTGTTATACTCACCTGTGTATACATTACAAATAATTCAGTACAGATTTCCCGGAGTTGCTGtgttcttctctctgttttttgGAGACATTGTATAAATAATATGTATGAAGGTTTGTTATCCGTATAATGAAGTAGGGTTGTGTCAATGCAATTTTCCAGCATCAGATGCAATTTGCTTCATAGAATTGGAGTAGGAGAAAATTGATGCAAATAAAAATGTTAGCGGCGTGAAGATAGAGCAAACGGATCCACATGATACATATCCCCCAAAGGGATTTGACTTTATGTTCACTTTTCTTTTCGGAAAGCCCCACCTGCATTACTCTGGGCTATGAACCATGAGATAGAGATATCAGTGACATAGTTATTTTCCCTGTAAATGTTTACCATAACCATTCCTTCTGCCTACAGTAACAGCAGAGAAAGAAACACATCCAACATGTTTTGAAGTATAAATGTGCAGTTCTGTGGTTGGCTACTCTACTTACATAGAGCTGGTATGAGAAGGTTAAAATAAGCTGAACCCCATACACTTCTTCCGTGGCCTGTACAGGGAGCTCCAGCTTAAAATGTAACTCGTCCATTTTTCCATCTTTGTTCCGATCTTCCTCTCTAGCCTAGAAGACAGAGATGTCAGCGTGTCAGTTTTGAAAGCTGGCAACGATGTAAGAGTGAGATGTTGCTGACCATTAGAAAAGGCATAGCTAAAAAAACAGAACTAATACCGGGAAAAGGAAAACATGAATATGTTCAAGTGTGTATCTAATAAGaatggcagtgtttgtggctgtATCAAAAGCTATTGAACTAGCATAGTTTGAACaagatggacatatgtatttattcaacctcatctactatgtaacacctatggggtgagagggggaagaggagaactCCTGGTCTCTGTTCAAAGTGATTGTTCTAAGTGATTGTTCATGTATTTAGATCAAAGACCTGGAGTGTCTCGTCTCCATCTCTCTACCATCTCAGTGTATGCATAACGCAGTGGAGGAGTGCTGACACACACAGGCTGGGAATTCCTAAAATCAAGAAGCTCTGCCCTGTCAGATAAGAGGAAGAGAACCCACCAACACCCGAGGGATTCTCAGCCTGTCCCCCACTAAGCTGTTGAATCCTTGGAACGTGCTCCAGGCCACAAAACTCCCGCTGGGGCTGCTCACGGCGAGAAGCAGGACCTGGTACTGGAAGCGCACATTGGGCTGTTCTTCATAGGTACTTTGTTTCAGCCAAAATCCTACAACAGACGAcagggaagcccaatgctacatccaacatgacagaaatacacagtaaaatatttatatattctcttgaaatagggtcatttagtttaaccctttggccaaagcgttgtaagcttgcgagccacgacaaggcagacacctgttcgcaaggcctaacactaccagataaaatactaatatacctctattaggattaaaattctcatttacctctaaaaggagggagaaagaccacagtgggtctatatccagcagaatgaggcacttgcaaactagggaagtggggaggggcgggcttaaaacctgggaaggaggagccactaacctccaccagctggaacagctgagaatgggttaaca
The genomic region above belongs to Ascaphus truei isolate aAscTru1 unplaced genomic scaffold, aAscTru1.hap1 HAP1_SCAFFOLD_411, whole genome shotgun sequence and contains:
- the TMEM231 gene encoding transmembrane protein 231, encoding MAMYEVYSHPALVRYRTSICSKATAFLLIVLALTYIPPLLVAFRSQGFWLKQSTYEEQPNVRFQYQVLLLAVSSPSGSFVAWSTFQGFNSLVGDRLRIPRVLAREEDRNKDGKMDELHFKLELPVQATEEVYGVQLILTFSYQLYSMSTFVMQSMAFIQYSSPIPGAQLYINGDLKLQQRQSFNHQGLDTRYNVSVINGTSPFASAYDLTQIMASYQERNVTTVLNDPSPIWLVGRAGTDPFVINAVIRYPVESILYQPGFWEMIKYAWIQYISVLLIFIWVFERVKIFVFQNQVLTTVPTPLASSCKPHQC